In Phycisphaerae bacterium RAS2, the DNA window GCGCCGCGGCCGTGAAGCTCGTCGAAGCGGCGAATTACTACTCCGCCGGGACGGTTGAATTCATTGTCGACAAGAACGGGAACTTCTATTTCCTCGAAGTCAACACCCGCATCCAAGTGGAACATTGCGTGACCGAGCTGGTCACCGGCACGGACCTGATCCAGTGGATGATTCGCATCGCCGCCGGCGAGAAGCTGACCCTGCGGCAGAAGGACATCCCGCAAAACGGCTGCGCGATTGAGGTGCGCATCAACGCCGAGGACCCGGCCCACAACTTCCGCCCCAGTCCGGGCCGGATCGACGAGTTTCGCGCGCCGGGCGGCCTGGGCGTGCGGCTTGATTCACACGCCAGCGCGGGCTACACGATCGGACCGAACTACGACTCGCTCGTGGGCAAGCTGCTGGTGCACCGAGCGACGCGCGAAGAGGCGATCCACTGCATGCAGCGCTGCTTGGCCGAGTTTCACATCGCCCCGATCAAGACGACGATTCCGCTGTTGCGCGAGATCTTCGCCAACGCCGACTTCGCCAACGCCAACATTGATACGGGATTCATCGAGCGCGTCCTGCTGGCGCGCCCGTCGGCCTGATCGGCCCTTCTTACTTCGTCGTCGCGCGCGCCAGGCACCCCTGAATCATGCGAATCAGATCCGCCGTTTCGACCGGCTTGGTCAGGTAATCGTCGCAGCCTTCAACAATGCACGTGTCGCGCTCGGGACCGGTTGACTCGGCCGTCAGCGCGATGATCGGGCGATCGAATCCCTTGGCGCGAAGCAGCCGCGTGGCCGCGTGGCCGTCTAGCACGGGCATGTCCATGTCCATGAGAACAG includes these proteins:
- the sphR gene encoding Alkaline phosphatase synthesis transcriptional regulatory protein SphR, whose amino-acid sequence is MVAEADNGQGHGFRELSGRHILVVEDCSSTRGLIARLLSREGAHVSVCDNGKSAVNVVLDGRASDSPVDAVLMDMDMPVLDGHAATRLLRAKGFDRPIIALTAESTGPERDTCIVEGCDDYLTKPVETADLIRMIQGCLARATTK